The following are from one region of the Coffea eugenioides isolate CCC68of chromosome 2, Ceug_1.0, whole genome shotgun sequence genome:
- the LOC113761581 gene encoding probable plastid-lipid-associated protein 4, chloroplastic isoform X2: MSAVSISSSCSHQLHHSSKELITSHSLASIHFPRKGQNTSTNFDINNECSAKSSVKAAPQRLKWRTRVSFFPSFSIKDGDIETLKQELLEAIAALDRGAEATAEDQERVDQIARKLEAVNKVKEPLKSSLLNGKWELLYTTSKSVLQPQRPKLLRPNGKMYQAINVDTLRAQNMETWPFFNQATANLVPLNTRRVAVKFDSFKIAGVIPIMERGSGRGELEITYLDEELRHGYDG; this comes from the exons ATGTCTGCTGTCTCCATCTCCTCTTCTTGCTCTCATCAGCTGCATCACTCTTCCAAAGAACTCATCACTTCACATTCTTTAGCCTCAATTCATTTTCCGCGAAAAGGGCAAAACACCAGTACTAATTTCGACATTAATAATGAATGCAGTGCAAAGTCATCTGTGAAAGCAGCTCCTCAACGTTTGAAGTGGAGGActagagtttctttctttccatcGTTCTCGATCAAAGACGGAGACATTGAGACCCTAAAGCAGGAGCTTCTCGAGGCTATTGCCGCTCTTGATCGCGGTGCTGAGGCCACCGCTGAAGACCAAGAGCGTGTAGATCAG ATTGCTCGTAAACTGGAAGCAGTCAATAAAGTAAAGGAGCCACTCAAGTCCAGCTTGTTAAATGGTAAATGGGAGCTTCTCTACACAACTTCCAAGTCAGTTCTGCAACCTCAG AGGCCTAAACTTTTACGCCCTAATGGGAAAATGTATCAAGCGATTAATGTGGACACATTGAGGGCTCAGAATATGGAAACTTGGCCATTCTTCAACCAG GCCACAGCCAATTTAGTTCCCCTCAATACAAGAAGGGTGGCAGTTAAATTTGACTCCTTCAAGATTGCTGGTGTG ATACCTATAATGGAACGTGGCAGTGGTCGTGGAGAGTTGGAAATTACATACCTTGATGAAGAGTTACG ACATGGGTATGATGGTTAA
- the LOC113761581 gene encoding probable plastid-lipid-associated protein 4, chloroplastic isoform X1 — translation MSAVSISSSCSHQLHHSSKELITSHSLASIHFPRKGQNTSTNFDINNECSAKSSVKAAPQRLKWRTRVSFFPSFSIKDGDIETLKQELLEAIAALDRGAEATAEDQERVDQIARKLEAVNKVKEPLKSSLLNGKWELLYTTSKSVLQPQRPKLLRPNGKMYQAINVDTLRAQNMETWPFFNQATANLVPLNTRRVAVKFDSFKIAGVIPIMERGSGRGELEITYLDEELRISRGNQGNLFILRMVDPSYRVPL, via the exons ATGTCTGCTGTCTCCATCTCCTCTTCTTGCTCTCATCAGCTGCATCACTCTTCCAAAGAACTCATCACTTCACATTCTTTAGCCTCAATTCATTTTCCGCGAAAAGGGCAAAACACCAGTACTAATTTCGACATTAATAATGAATGCAGTGCAAAGTCATCTGTGAAAGCAGCTCCTCAACGTTTGAAGTGGAGGActagagtttctttctttccatcGTTCTCGATCAAAGACGGAGACATTGAGACCCTAAAGCAGGAGCTTCTCGAGGCTATTGCCGCTCTTGATCGCGGTGCTGAGGCCACCGCTGAAGACCAAGAGCGTGTAGATCAG ATTGCTCGTAAACTGGAAGCAGTCAATAAAGTAAAGGAGCCACTCAAGTCCAGCTTGTTAAATGGTAAATGGGAGCTTCTCTACACAACTTCCAAGTCAGTTCTGCAACCTCAG AGGCCTAAACTTTTACGCCCTAATGGGAAAATGTATCAAGCGATTAATGTGGACACATTGAGGGCTCAGAATATGGAAACTTGGCCATTCTTCAACCAG GCCACAGCCAATTTAGTTCCCCTCAATACAAGAAGGGTGGCAGTTAAATTTGACTCCTTCAAGATTGCTGGTGTG ATACCTATAATGGAACGTGGCAGTGGTCGTGGAGAGTTGGAAATTACATACCTTGATGAAGAGTTACG GATATCCAGGGGCAACCAAGGTAACCTGTTTATTTTAAGAATGGTCGATCCGTCCTACAGAGTCCCTCTATAA